A genomic region of Chloracidobacterium sp. contains the following coding sequences:
- a CDS encoding cobalamin B12-binding domain-containing protein: MTERRLRILIAKPGLDGHDRGAKVIARALRDAGMEVIYTGLRQTPEQIVAAAVQEDVDAVGVSILSGAHMTLFPRILELMREQGLDDVPLFGGGIIPDEDIPKLKELGVDEIFTPGATMDSIIDYIRRRVGGERQASAS; encoded by the coding sequence ATGACGGAACGACGCCTTCGCATTCTCATTGCTAAGCCCGGTTTGGACGGCCACGATCGCGGCGCCAAGGTAATTGCGCGCGCGCTGCGGGACGCCGGGATGGAAGTGATTTACACCGGCCTGCGTCAGACGCCGGAGCAAATCGTGGCCGCCGCCGTCCAAGAGGACGTGGACGCCGTTGGCGTTTCCATTCTTTCCGGTGCGCATATGACCTTGTTCCCGCGTATTCTGGAGCTGATGCGCGAGCAAGGACTTGATGATGTTCCACTCTTCGGCGGCGGTATCATCCCTGACGAAGACATTCCAAAGCTCAAAGAACTTGGCGTGGACGAAATCTTCACGCCCGGCGCGACAATGGACTCAATCATTGACTACATTCGCCGGCGTGTTGGCGGCGAACGACAAGCGTCAGCGTCATAA
- a CDS encoding immunity 70 family protein — protein sequence MLRVFLWVDIKRYEIGSPAFFHCFFSTVAYRLENDAWGSVYPRIMLDFYKGRLRYTDAPQALSELDAIQLGFEMMPPTDIIWDYDDLERQPPWADGALDAVTCAAECFFTSREEHLFTVLRQAFTRSIEVRHDVCIRRMA from the coding sequence ATGCTGCGCGTCTTTCTCTGGGTGGACATCAAGCGGTATGAAATCGGCTCGCCGGCGTTTTTTCACTGTTTCTTCTCAACGGTCGCCTACCGCTTGGAAAACGACGCTTGGGGCAGCGTCTATCCACGCATCATGCTGGATTTCTACAAGGGGCGGCTGCGCTACACCGATGCGCCGCAGGCGCTTAGCGAACTCGATGCCATCCAGCTCGGGTTTGAGATGATGCCGCCGACGGACATCATCTGGGACTACGACGATCTTGAGCGCCAGCCCCCGTGGGCCGACGGCGCGCTCGATGCTGTAACCTGCGCCGCCGAATGTTTCTTCACGTCGCGGGAGGAACATTTGTTTACGGTGCTCCGGCAGGCTTTTACGCGCAGCATCGAAGTTCGCCATGACGTATGTATTCGGCGTATGGCATAA
- a CDS encoding phosphoglucomutase/phosphomannomutase family protein — MTPIKFGTDGWRGRIAREFTFVNLDRVAQATAEQFLADGDATRPVVYIGHDRRFLGEDFAARVAEVMAGNGFQVCLYDQFVPTPMVSYDCYVERARGGVVITASHNPPQFSGFKIKLPFGGSAPPEYTAQVEMRLDANAPRVRPLREAVSAGQVRYVPPSEKYLARMGELLDLERLRAFDGEVLVDSMYGAGGRYIEQLLQGGRLRVETLRAERDPYFGGIHPEPMMPQLQPLCDEIIRRRAFLGLATDGDADRIGAVDDRGNYLNTHRMLAILALYLIRKRGLSGGIARTVSQSVVVKRIAERHGLPTYETPVGFKHIAALMRTHDILCGGEESNGLGCKLHIPERDGIFSGLLFLEAVLAFGKKPSELVADIAAEFGDFAYDRRDLALDHIEQGLAFIERLRTDPPPSVAGYAVREVGTLDGVKLMFEDESWLLFRASGTEPLVRVYSEATSVEKMTALLDFGEQLVRQSL, encoded by the coding sequence ATGACGCCCATTAAGTTTGGTACTGACGGTTGGCGTGGACGCATCGCCCGTGAGTTCACTTTCGTCAACCTCGACCGTGTCGCGCAGGCGACCGCCGAACAATTCCTCGCCGACGGTGACGCCACCCGGCCGGTTGTGTACATCGGCCACGACCGCCGTTTTCTGGGTGAAGACTTTGCGGCGCGCGTCGCAGAAGTCATGGCTGGCAACGGCTTTCAAGTGTGCCTCTACGACCAGTTTGTGCCGACGCCGATGGTGTCGTACGACTGCTATGTTGAGCGGGCGCGCGGCGGCGTCGTCATCACAGCTAGCCACAATCCACCGCAGTTTTCAGGCTTCAAAATCAAACTGCCGTTCGGGGGGTCAGCTCCGCCGGAATACACGGCGCAGGTCGAGATGCGGCTGGATGCGAACGCGCCGCGTGTGCGTCCGCTGCGTGAAGCCGTCAGCGCCGGACAGGTGCGGTATGTCCCGCCGTCGGAAAAATACTTGGCGCGGATGGGCGAGTTGCTCGACCTTGAGCGCCTGCGCGCATTCGACGGTGAAGTGCTGGTGGATTCGATGTACGGCGCGGGCGGGCGCTACATTGAGCAACTTTTGCAGGGCGGTCGCTTGCGTGTTGAGACGCTGCGCGCCGAGCGCGACCCGTACTTCGGCGGCATCCACCCAGAGCCAATGATGCCCCAGTTACAGCCGCTGTGTGATGAGATCATTCGGCGCAGGGCATTCCTTGGCCTTGCCACGGACGGCGACGCCGACCGCATCGGCGCCGTAGACGACCGAGGCAACTACCTCAACACGCACCGGATGCTGGCGATTCTGGCGTTGTATCTCATCCGCAAGCGCGGACTGTCAGGCGGGATTGCACGGACGGTCTCACAGAGCGTCGTTGTCAAGCGCATCGCCGAACGGCATGGCCTGCCGACGTATGAAACGCCGGTCGGCTTCAAGCACATTGCGGCGTTGATGCGGACGCATGACATTCTCTGCGGCGGCGAGGAGTCAAACGGTCTGGGCTGCAAACTGCACATTCCTGAACGGGACGGTATTTTCAGCGGGCTGCTGTTTTTGGAAGCAGTGCTGGCTTTCGGTAAGAAGCCGTCGGAACTGGTCGCCGACATCGCCGCCGAGTTTGGCGACTTCGCCTACGACCGGCGCGATCTGGCGCTGGACCACATTGAACAGGGCCTAGCGTTCATTGAGCGGCTGCGAACCGATCCGCCGCCGTCCGTCGCCGGCTATGCGGTGCGCGAGGTGGGAACGCTCGACGGCGTGAAGCTGATGTTTGAGGACGAAAGTTGGTTACTGTTTCGTGCGTCGGGCACTGAGCCACTGGTGCGCGTCTACAGCGAGGCGACTTCGGTCGAGAAAATGACGGCGTTGCTCGACTTCGGCGAGCAGCTCGTGCGCCAATCACTCTAA
- a CDS encoding deoxyribodipyrimidine photo-lyase: MSKSAEAASAVCVWLHGDSLSPYDAALQAYPSAPVIFVFDEPLLMSRYRLTFKRLFFIYECLVDLYERIPNPVKELRRGEVVAEILDFCRTHGATQVAVTETYAPRYREFVRRLEEHGLTVQQFPKPKLVPYAGPPPKRFMAFWKKIERAAFRD, encoded by the coding sequence ATGTCGAAATCCGCCGAAGCTGCTTCCGCCGTCTGTGTCTGGCTGCACGGCGATTCGCTGTCGCCGTATGACGCCGCGTTGCAGGCGTACCCCTCCGCACCGGTCATTTTCGTCTTTGACGAACCCCTGCTGATGAGTCGCTACCGCCTGACGTTCAAACGGTTGTTTTTCATCTACGAGTGTTTGGTTGACCTCTACGAGCGCATTCCGAATCCGGTCAAAGAACTGCGCCGGGGCGAGGTTGTCGCGGAGATTCTGGATTTTTGTCGAACCCACGGCGCGACGCAGGTCGCCGTAACGGAGACATACGCGCCCCGGTATCGGGAATTTGTGCGTCGGCTGGAGGAACACGGACTGACGGTTCAGCAGTTTCCCAAACCGAAGCTCGTGCCGTACGCCGGCCCGCCGCCGAAACGCTTCATGGCTTTCTGGAAAAAAATTGAGCGCGCCGCCTTTCGTGACTGA
- the mnmA gene encoding tRNA 2-thiouridine(34) synthase MnmA, which produces METMTERIAVAMSGGVDSSTVAALLKEQGRDIIGFSMQLWNQRRINVDADGNPLPSRCCSLDDLYDARAVADLLGIPFYVLNFEDDFEARVVRPFVVSYLNGNTPSPCVACNSRMKFDTLVALARDVGATRVATGHYARIRFNEATGRWELLKGRDQRKDQSYFLFELTQEQLACAMFPLGDLSKAETREIARRHGLPTAEKSESQEICFIPDGDYARFIERYVAEAGGAVDGPPQSPVAGPLVQLGLRRNLPQPGEIVTKDGRVLGRHAGTHRYTIGQRRGLGVTTGDGRPLYVIGIDAARGRVIVGSEEDLPGKSLTATRLNWIACEAPTAPLRCAARIRYRHEEAPATIYPLPTGDVRVVFDAPQKAITPGQAVVFYDGERVLGGGWILVQD; this is translated from the coding sequence ATGGAAACCATGACTGAGCGCATTGCCGTAGCGATGTCGGGTGGCGTGGACAGCTCCACCGTCGCCGCCCTGCTCAAGGAGCAGGGCCGGGACATCATCGGCTTCTCGATGCAGCTTTGGAATCAGCGCCGCATCAATGTGGACGCCGACGGCAATCCCCTTCCGTCGCGCTGCTGCTCGCTCGATGATCTCTACGACGCGCGAGCCGTCGCTGACCTGTTGGGCATTCCGTTTTACGTCCTCAACTTCGAAGATGACTTTGAGGCGCGCGTCGTCCGCCCGTTTGTGGTGAGTTACCTCAACGGCAACACGCCCAGCCCGTGCGTCGCCTGCAACAGCCGGATGAAGTTTGATACGCTAGTGGCGCTGGCCCGCGATGTCGGCGCAACTAGGGTGGCGACTGGCCACTACGCGCGCATCCGCTTCAATGAGGCGACCGGCCGCTGGGAACTGCTCAAAGGACGCGATCAGCGCAAGGATCAGTCATACTTCCTGTTTGAACTAACGCAGGAGCAGCTCGCCTGCGCCATGTTCCCGCTGGGCGACCTGTCCAAGGCTGAAACCCGCGAAATCGCTCGCCGACACGGGCTGCCTACGGCTGAAAAGTCTGAAAGTCAGGAAATTTGTTTTATTCCCGACGGCGATTACGCCCGCTTTATTGAGCGGTATGTCGCCGAAGCGGGTGGTGCCGTGGACGGCCCACCGCAGTCGCCGGTCGCCGGACCGCTAGTGCAACTCGGTCTGCGCCGCAACCTGCCGCAGCCGGGTGAAATCGTCACCAAGGATGGGCGTGTGCTGGGGCGTCACGCCGGCACGCACCGCTATACCATTGGACAGCGGCGCGGCCTTGGGGTGACAACGGGCGACGGCCGGCCGCTCTACGTCATTGGCATTGACGCTGCGCGCGGGCGAGTCATTGTCGGTTCGGAGGAAGACCTACCGGGCAAATCGCTAACGGCGACGCGCCTAAACTGGATCGCCTGCGAAGCGCCGACCGCTCCGCTGCGTTGCGCCGCTCGCATCCGCTACCGTCATGAAGAAGCGCCGGCGACAATATACCCGCTGCCGACCGGCGACGTGCGCGTGGTCTTCGACGCGCCGCAGAAAGCCATTACGCCCGGTCAGGCGGTCGTCTTCTACGACGGCGAGCGCGTTCTGGGCGGCGGCTGGATTCTTGTCCAAGACTAG
- a CDS encoding dipeptidase, giving the protein MVAAGLFLLVAAAFIWLPEIAEREMNGVVATTRKPPSSRAKALHERLLVADLHADTLLWNRDLLARGTRGHVDLPRLQEGNVALQAFTIVTKAPRGMNNDRTDGNRFNLVAALSFLQLWPPRTWYSLTERALYQCRRLEEAAARSGGRLVVIRSRTDLERFLARRASDPKLVGAFLGVEGAHALDGDLANLDRLYEAGVRMMAPTHFFDNEIGGSAHGLVKGGLTAMGRELIRRMEQKGMLVDLAHASPAVIDDVLAMATRPVVISHTGVRGTCGGLRNITDDQLRGVARTGGVVGVGYFFAAVCGQDARSIARAIRYAADVAGVAHVALGSDYDGAVSVPFDTAHLAEITDALLDEGFSEDEIALIMGGNVRRVLLATLP; this is encoded by the coding sequence GTGGTTGCTGCTGGCTTGTTCCTACTGGTCGCGGCTGCGTTTATCTGGTTGCCTGAAATTGCTGAACGTGAAATGAACGGCGTCGTGGCGACGACGCGCAAGCCGCCATCGTCGCGCGCTAAAGCATTGCACGAACGGCTGTTGGTGGCTGATTTGCATGCCGATACGCTGCTCTGGAACCGCGACCTGCTGGCGCGGGGAACGCGCGGCCACGTTGACCTCCCCCGCTTGCAGGAAGGCAATGTCGCGCTTCAGGCGTTTACGATTGTGACCAAAGCGCCGCGCGGCATGAACAATGACCGCACCGACGGCAACCGGTTCAACCTTGTCGCTGCTCTGAGCTTCCTCCAGTTGTGGCCGCCGCGCACGTGGTACAGCCTCACCGAACGGGCGCTTTACCAGTGCCGGCGGCTTGAAGAAGCCGCTGCGCGCTCCGGCGGTCGGCTGGTAGTCATTCGCAGCCGGACTGACCTTGAACGGTTTCTGGCGCGGCGCGCGTCCGACCCAAAACTGGTCGGCGCGTTTCTCGGCGTGGAGGGCGCACATGCGCTGGATGGCGACTTGGCGAACCTTGACCGCCTATATGAAGCTGGCGTCCGCATGATGGCCCCGACGCACTTTTTCGACAACGAGATCGGCGGCTCTGCACACGGACTGGTCAAGGGCGGCCTTACTGCTATGGGACGCGAACTCATCCGCCGCATGGAGCAAAAAGGCATGCTCGTGGATTTGGCACATGCGTCGCCAGCAGTGATTGACGACGTACTGGCGATGGCGACGCGACCGGTTGTCATTTCGCACACCGGCGTACGCGGGACGTGCGGCGGCCTGCGCAACATTACAGACGATCAGTTGCGCGGCGTGGCGCGTACCGGCGGCGTTGTCGGCGTTGGGTACTTCTTCGCCGCCGTCTGCGGTCAGGACGCCCGTTCAATTGCGCGCGCCATCCGCTACGCCGCCGATGTCGCCGGCGTGGCGCACGTCGCGCTTGGCTCGGATTATGACGGCGCCGTCAGCGTGCCGTTTGACACGGCGCATCTGGCAGAAATCACCGACGCTCTGCTTGATGAAGGGTTTTCAGAAGATGAAATTGCCCTGATTATGGGCGGCAACGTCCGGCGGGTTTTGCTCGCAACGCTGCCGTAA
- the panB gene encoding 3-methyl-2-oxobutanoate hydroxymethyltransferase, with amino-acid sequence MTQVRVTPGDLRTMKAEGRRIVALTAYDRPTAEVCEAAGVDVILVGDSLGNVLLGYETTIPVTMEEMLHHVKAVARSVRRALVVADMPFLSYQTDPVEALRNAGRFLKEGGAQAVKLEGGDRSAETIERLTTAGVPVMGHLGYTPQSAYVFGKNVVQGRDHAAAMTIVNDALALEEAGCFAVVLECVPREVAQAVSERLTIPTIGIGAGAGCDGQILVFHDAVGWGAGATLKFVKTYANVGETLRRAVSDYARDVRDGKFPAAEHTFTMSAEARVLFEQELADLDAACDG; translated from the coding sequence ATGACTCAAGTCCGTGTTACGCCGGGCGATCTCCGAACAATGAAGGCTGAGGGTCGGCGGATTGTTGCGCTCACCGCTTATGACCGTCCGACGGCGGAAGTCTGTGAAGCGGCCGGCGTGGATGTCATCTTGGTCGGCGATTCACTAGGAAATGTTTTGCTCGGCTATGAAACGACCATTCCCGTCACGATGGAGGAAATGCTCCATCACGTCAAAGCCGTTGCGCGCAGTGTCCGACGGGCGCTCGTCGTCGCCGACATGCCGTTTCTGTCCTACCAGACCGACCCCGTTGAGGCGTTGCGCAACGCCGGGCGTTTTCTCAAGGAAGGCGGTGCGCAGGCGGTTAAGCTGGAAGGTGGCGACCGCAGCGCGGAGACGATTGAGCGCCTAACTACGGCCGGCGTTCCTGTTATGGGTCACTTGGGCTACACGCCGCAGTCGGCGTATGTGTTTGGGAAAAACGTCGTTCAGGGGCGCGACCACGCCGCTGCCATGACGATTGTCAATGACGCGCTGGCTCTGGAGGAAGCTGGCTGCTTCGCCGTGGTGCTGGAATGCGTCCCGCGTGAAGTCGCGCAGGCCGTCTCGGAACGTCTGACGATCCCAACCATCGGCATCGGCGCTGGCGCCGGCTGTGATGGACAGATTCTGGTCTTCCACGACGCCGTCGGTTGGGGCGCCGGCGCGACGCTGAAGTTCGTCAAAACCTACGCCAATGTCGGCGAGACGCTGCGGCGAGCCGTGAGCGACTACGCCCGTGACGTACGCGACGGCAAATTCCCGGCCGCCGAACACACGTTCACGATGTCGGCGGAAGCGCGCGTTCTGTTCGAGCAGGAACTCGCCGATCTTGACGCCGCCTGCGACGGTTAG
- the cls gene encoding cardiolipin synthase, translating into MDAVWFEWAALILTTALGVVVSAHALLYKREARSALLWLLVVWFLPVVGALLYLLIGINRLQRRAQRLRPAAPSLPRVTDQDQTDALADDDLGGLARLVRQVTGQPLLAGNRIEPLLNGEQAYPAMLDAIAQAERSIALATYIFDREGIGDRFVEALLAAQRRGVAVRILIDDVYVRLVRGSAFKFLKAAGLPVASFNPPILPARLHAANLRNHRKLLIVDGRLGFTGGMNIHRPYWRPDQPAAAFRELHFRVEGPVVRHMVETFTDDWYFTVNERLDAAFWGAQPLEPVGNALARGIEAGPDEMLERLRWVFLGALNAARRRVGVWTPYFVPDQSLLAALSAAALRGVEVDILTPVENNHPLVQWAGRAHYWQVLEHGARIWERPGPFDHSKLMVVDGRWVCLGSANWDPRSLRLNFEFNLEVYDEALAQRMEALFQDARREASPVTAEQLRARPLPVRLRDGAARLLSPML; encoded by the coding sequence ATGGACGCAGTTTGGTTTGAATGGGCGGCGCTGATCCTGACGACCGCCCTAGGAGTGGTCGTTTCTGCTCACGCGCTGCTTTACAAGCGTGAAGCGCGTTCGGCGCTGCTGTGGCTGTTGGTCGTCTGGTTTTTGCCGGTCGTCGGCGCGCTCCTCTACCTGCTCATCGGGATCAACCGCCTTCAGCGGCGCGCGCAACGCCTGCGTCCCGCTGCGCCGTCTCTTCCCCGCGTCACCGACCAGGACCAAACCGATGCGCTCGCCGACGATGACCTTGGCGGCCTAGCGCGTTTAGTCCGACAAGTGACCGGCCAGCCGCTGCTGGCCGGTAATCGCATCGAACCGCTCCTCAACGGCGAGCAAGCCTACCCGGCGATGTTGGACGCCATCGCGCAGGCGGAACGGAGCATTGCGCTGGCGACCTACATTTTCGACCGCGAAGGGATCGGCGACCGGTTTGTGGAGGCGCTGCTGGCGGCGCAGCGACGCGGCGTGGCGGTGCGCATTCTCATTGACGATGTGTACGTGCGGCTGGTGCGCGGCTCGGCGTTCAAGTTTCTGAAGGCGGCAGGCCTACCGGTGGCGTCGTTCAACCCGCCCATCCTTCCAGCGCGGCTGCACGCCGCCAATCTCCGCAACCACCGCAAGTTGCTGATTGTTGACGGTCGCCTTGGGTTCACCGGCGGCATGAACATTCACCGACCGTACTGGCGGCCCGACCAACCGGCGGCGGCGTTCCGGGAGCTGCACTTTCGGGTGGAAGGTCCCGTCGTCCGGCACATGGTGGAGACGTTTACCGACGACTGGTACTTCACCGTCAACGAACGGCTCGACGCGGCGTTTTGGGGCGCACAGCCGCTGGAGCCGGTTGGAAACGCGCTGGCGCGGGGCATCGAAGCCGGGCCGGATGAAATGCTGGAACGCCTGCGGTGGGTCTTCCTAGGGGCGCTGAACGCGGCGCGGCGGCGTGTCGGCGTCTGGACGCCCTACTTTGTCCCGGATCAATCGTTGCTGGCGGCGCTTAGTGCGGCGGCGCTGCGCGGCGTCGAGGTGGACATCCTGACACCGGTGGAAAACAACCATCCGCTGGTGCAGTGGGCCGGGCGCGCGCACTACTGGCAGGTCTTAGAGCATGGGGCGCGCATTTGGGAGCGACCTGGCCCATTCGACCACAGCAAGCTAATGGTTGTAGATGGCCGCTGGGTTTGCCTCGGTTCGGCGAACTGGGACCCCCGCAGCTTGCGACTCAACTTTGAGTTTAACTTGGAGGTGTACGACGAGGCGCTGGCGCAGCGGATGGAGGCGCTATTTCAGGACGCGCGCCGGGAGGCGTCGCCGGTGACGGCGGAACAACTCCGAGCACGGCCGTTGCCGGTTCGCCTACGCGACGGGGCGGCGCGACTGTTGTCGCCAATGCTGTAG
- a CDS encoding YvcK family protein, giving the protein MASSSASSVQRPTSSPIRCVAIGGGTGLATLLRGLKRHVVDDGPRSPGQCIESLTAVVTVTDDGGSSGRLREEFQMLPPGDIRNCLVALSEDERLFARLFQYRFPGQGGVRGHSFGNLFLAALTGITGDFVEAIRLCSEVLAIKGKILPATTADVTLVAELDDGFIVRGESKISAAGGRIQSMTLDPPDCKPLPETLTAIAEANLITLGPGSLFTSVIPNLLVNGVTDAIAASDALKVYVCNLMTQPGETTDFSIADHVATLLDALAPATLDAVIINHGAISKAARARYRLEGSRPLTGRSAIRRLRVPPPTARIATDKFLVFDRHRIPVVTADLVEETEVVRHAPEKLARVVLDVYARRLAATQRKPGLRLVAR; this is encoded by the coding sequence ATGGCTTCCAGTTCGGCTTCTTCTGTACAACGTCCGACTTCATCACCAATTAGGTGTGTTGCGATTGGCGGCGGAACCGGCTTAGCGACCCTTTTGCGCGGCCTCAAGCGGCATGTTGTGGACGATGGGCCACGGTCGCCGGGGCAGTGTATCGAGAGTTTGACTGCCGTCGTCACGGTGACGGACGATGGTGGTAGTTCCGGTCGTCTCCGCGAGGAGTTTCAGATGCTCCCGCCGGGCGATATTCGCAACTGTCTAGTAGCGCTTTCGGAAGACGAACGTCTCTTCGCGCGGTTGTTCCAGTACCGCTTTCCGGGGCAAGGCGGGGTGCGCGGCCACAGCTTCGGCAATCTGTTTTTGGCGGCGTTGACTGGGATTACGGGCGACTTTGTCGAAGCTATCCGGCTTTGCAGCGAGGTCCTTGCCATCAAAGGCAAAATCCTTCCTGCAACGACGGCCGACGTCACCCTTGTCGCTGAACTTGATGACGGCTTTATCGTACGTGGTGAATCTAAAATCAGCGCTGCCGGTGGACGCATCCAGAGCATGACGCTTGACCCACCAGACTGCAAACCGCTTCCTGAAACGCTGACAGCAATTGCCGAAGCCAACTTGATTACACTCGGACCGGGCTCGCTCTTTACGAGCGTCATTCCAAACTTGCTCGTCAATGGTGTGACAGACGCCATTGCCGCTTCGGACGCGCTGAAGGTCTATGTGTGCAATCTCATGACGCAGCCCGGTGAAACAACCGACTTTTCAATCGCTGATCATGTCGCCACCCTCTTGGACGCGCTTGCGCCTGCAACGCTGGACGCCGTCATCATCAATCACGGGGCGATTTCCAAGGCGGCCCGGGCGCGTTACCGGCTCGAAGGTTCGCGTCCACTCACAGGCCGCTCGGCTATTCGCCGCTTGCGCGTTCCCCCGCCGACGGCGCGGATTGCTACGGACAAGTTTCTTGTTTTCGACCGCCATCGCATTCCGGTCGTTACAGCCGATCTGGTTGAAGAGACGGAAGTCGTCCGTCACGCGCCGGAGAAATTGGCGCGCGTGGTGTTGGATGTGTACGCGCGCCGCCTAGCGGCGACGCAGCGCAAGCCCGGTTTGCGATTGGTGGCGCGATGA
- a CDS encoding NADH-quinone oxidoreductase subunit I, with the protein MSSILAEILDAAKTVRAIAQGMAVTLSYIPKRKLTRQYPDVPVELYPRFRGEHYLARDENGKERCVACFLCSAACPADAIYIEADEDLRPYEERPGVEQRYARVYNIDYGRCIFCGYCVEACPKDAIKHGHNFEMAVTNFADLVKDKQYLLSNLEREKTRNFVLRSDAE; encoded by the coding sequence ATGTCTTCGATTCTCGCTGAAATCCTCGACGCCGCTAAAACCGTCCGCGCCATTGCGCAGGGCATGGCCGTGACGCTGAGCTACATCCCGAAGCGCAAACTAACGCGCCAGTACCCCGATGTACCGGTTGAGCTGTACCCACGCTTTCGCGGCGAGCACTACCTTGCCCGTGACGAAAACGGCAAGGAACGTTGCGTGGCATGCTTCTTGTGTTCGGCGGCCTGCCCGGCGGACGCGATCTACATTGAAGCCGATGAAGACTTGCGTCCCTACGAAGAACGTCCGGGCGTGGAACAGCGCTACGCTCGCGTCTATAACATTGACTACGGGCGGTGTATCTTCTGCGGCTACTGTGTCGAGGCCTGCCCGAAGGACGCCATCAAACACGGCCACAACTTTGAGATGGCCGTGACGAACTTCGCCGACCTGGTTAAGGACAAACAGTACCTGCTGTCCAACTTGGAGCGTGAAAAGACGCGCAATTTCGTTCTTCGCAGCGACGCTGAGTAG
- a CDS encoding DNA gyrase inhibitor YacG — MPSIRCPICGAETTWAGNPTRPFCSEACQMRDLGNWLTGRYSIPVAESDVTPMPDNPDES; from the coding sequence ATGCCGTCCATTCGCTGTCCGATTTGCGGTGCTGAAACGACGTGGGCGGGCAATCCGACGCGGCCGTTTTGCTCGGAGGCTTGTCAGATGCGCGACTTGGGCAACTGGCTGACAGGGCGGTACAGCATACCGGTCGCCGAGTCGGATGTCACGCCGATGCCCGACAACCCGGATGAATCCTGA